The following coding sequences lie in one Arachis ipaensis cultivar K30076 chromosome B03, Araip1.1, whole genome shotgun sequence genomic window:
- the LOC107631739 gene encoding calpain-type cysteine protease DEK1: protein MEGGDRGLLLACVISGTLFSVLGLASFLILWAVNWRPWRIYSWIFARKWPNILHGPQLHLLCGFLNLLAWVVVVSPILVLIIWGSWLIAILGRDLIGLAVIMAGTALLLAFYSIMLWWRTQWQSSRAVAILLLLAVTLLCAYELCAVYVTTGPRASDRYSPSGFFFGVSAIALAINMLFICRMVFNGNGLDVDEYVRRAYKFAYSDQIELGPVTSLPEPPDPNELYPRQSRRASHLVLLYVGSLFVLLVYSILYGLTAKEANWLGAVTSVAVIILDWNLGACMYGFQLLDSRVAALFIAGTSRVFLICFGVQYWYIGHCISYAVMATVLLGAVVSRHLSVKNPLAARRDALQSTVVRLREGFRKKEHNSSSSFSEGCGSSMKRSSSVEASNLGNVIEANRGLAAADTCNWNNAPSQTASLPDGINSDKSIDSGRSSLAIRSSSCRSAVQEAEAGTSCDDRTLDPNNSVVVCSSSGVDSQGNESSTSNSANQQTLELNLALAFQERLSDPRFATMLKRSTRQGDRELSTLLQDKGLDPNFAMMLKEKSLELDPTILALLQRGSLDADRDHRDNTDNASVGNAVPNQISFSEELRLHGLEKWLQLCRLVLHHITGSPERAWVLFSLIFIVETTIIGVFRPKTVKFVNGTHQQFEFGLAVLLLSPVICSIMAFLRSLTAEEMAMTSKPRKYGIIAWLFSTCVGLLLSFLSKSSVLLGLSLTVPLMVACLSIAIPIWIRNGYKFWVPRVNCTGSVGNDRIPGTKEGIVLIVCTSLFVGSVLALGAIVSAKPLDDLRYKGLNDDQKSLTSPYTSSVFLGWAMASAIGLVVTSLLPIISWFATYRFSLSSAIFIGLFAVILVAFCGVSYLEVIKSKDDQLPTKGDFLAALLPLVCIPALLSLTCGLLKWKDDGWRLSRGVYIFVIIGLVLLLGAIAAVIVYIKPWTIGVACLLVLLLMVLAIGAIHHWASNNFYLSRTQMVFVCFFAFLLALAAFLLGWFEGQPFAGASVGYFSFLFLLAGRALTVLLSNPIVVYSPRVLPVYVYDAHADCGKNVSVAFLMLYGIALATEGWGVVASLKIYPPFAGAAVSAITLVVSFGFAVSRPCLTLKMMEDAVRFLSKETVNQAIARSATKTRNAISGTYSAPQRSASSAALLIGDPTIMRDKGGNFVLPRADVMKLRDRLRNEELVAGSFFSRFRYERTFRHEPTSVDHRRVMCAHARILALEEAIDTEWVYMWDKFGGYLLLLLGLTSKAEQAQDEVRLRLFLDSIGFSDLSAKKIKKWMPEDRRQFEIIQDSYIREKEMEEEIFMQRREEEGRGKERRKALLEKEERKWKEIEASLLSTIPNASSREAAAMVAAVRAVGSDSVLDDSKARKRVKSIAQRIRLSQLAHRALQTGVTGAICVLDDEATSSGRHYGPIDLSLCQSQKVSFSIAVMIQPESGPVCLLGTDFQKIICWEVLVAGSEQGIEAGQVGLRLITKRDRQTTVTKEWSIGATCIADGRWHIIAMTIDADLGEATCYTDGGFDGYQTGLPLCVGSSIWEQGTEVWVGIRPPADIDAFGRSDSEGVESKMHIMDAFLWGRCLTEDEISALYTSIASADFGGLDYPEDNLQWTDSPPRVDGWDSDPADVDLYDRDDVDWDGQYSSGRKRRSDRDGVVVDIDSFSRKYRKPRIETQEEINQRMRSVESAIKEALSARGESRFTDEEFPPNDHSLYVDPENPPAKLQVVSRWLRPGEIVRQNHLDCHPCLFSGAPNPSDVCQGRLGDCWFLSAVAVLTEFSRISEVIITPEYNEEGIYTVRFCVQGEWIPVVVDDWIPCELPGKPAFATSKKGYELWVSILEKAYAKLHGSYEALEGGLVQDALVDLTGGAGEEIDMRSSEAQIDLASGRLWSQLLRFKQEGFLLGAGSPSGSDVHISSSGIVQGHAYSILQIREVDGHKLVQIRNPWANEVEWNGPWSDSSPEWTDRIKHKLKHVPQSKDGIFWMSWQDFQIHFRSIYICRVYPPEMRYSVHGRWLGESAGGCQDYDTWHQNPQFRLTATGQDASLPIHVFITLTQGVGFSRTTAGFRNYQSSHDSLMFYIGMRILKTRGRRAGFNIYLHESVGGTDYVNSREISCEMVLEPEPKGYTIVPTTIHPEQEAPFVLSVFTKASITLEAL from the exons ATGGAAGGGGGTGACCGTGGGCTTCTCCTAGCTTGCGTGATTTCGGGGACCCTCTTCTCAGTTTTGGGGTTAGCTTCATTTTTGATACTATGGGCTGTTAACTGGAGGCCTTGGCGAATTTATAG TTGGATCTTTGCTCGGAAATGGCCGAATATCCTGCACGGTCCTCAGCTGCATTTGCTCTGTGGCTTCCTGAATCTTTTGGCATGGGTGGTTGTTGTTTCTCCAATTCTGGTGCTTATCATTTGGGGATCCTGGTTAATTGCAATACTGGGTCGAGATCTGATTGGTTTGGCCGTAATTATGGCTGGCACAGCTCTTCTCTTGGCATTTTATTCAATTATGCTCTGGTGGAGAACCCAGTGGCAAAGTTCAA GAGCTGTAGCCATTCTCCTCCTCCTAGCTGTTACTCTGCTCTGTGCGTATGAACTTTGTGCCGTGTATGTTACAACTGGTCCACGAGCATCTGACCGTTATTCTCCTTCTGGCTTCTTTTTTGGAGTTTCAGCAATTGCTTTAGCTATCAACATGCTATTTATTTGCAGAATGGTGTTTAATG GTAATGGCTTGGATGTGGATGAGTATGTAAGAAGGGCATACAAATTTGCTTATTCTGATCAAATTGAATTGGGTCCTGTGACATCTTTACCTGAACCACCGGACCCAAATGAGTTATATCCTCGACAATCGAGAAG GGCTTCCCATCTTGTACTTCTCTATGTTGGCTCACTTTTTGTTCTGCTAGTATATTCCATTTTATATGGCCTAACAGCAAAAGAGGCAAACTGGCTTGGAGCAGTTACATCAGTTGCTGTTATTATTCTAG ACTGGAATTTGGGAGCTTGCATGTATGGTTTTCAACTTCTTGACAGTCGTGTTGCAGCACTATTTATTGCTGGAACATCCCGCGTGTTTCTTATTTGTTTCGGAGTGCAATACTG GTATATAGGGCACTGTATCAGTTATGCCGTTATGGCTACTGTACTTCTAGGGGCTGTTGTTTCTCGTCATTTATCAGTGAAAAATCCATTGGCTGCGAGGAGAGATGCCTTACAAAGCACTGTGGTTCGCTTGAGAGAAGGATTTCGTAAGAAGGAGCATAATAGTTCATCTAGCTTCTCTGAAGGCTGTGGGTCAAGTATGAAACGGAGTAGCAGTGTTGAAGCTAGTAATCTTGGTAATGTCATTGAAGCTAACAGAGGTTTGGCTGCAGCCGATACATGCAATTGGAATAATGCCCCATCTCAAACTGCCAGTTTGCCAGATGGAATAAATAGTGACAAGAGCATAGATAGTGGCAGGTCAAGTTTAGCAATACGTAGCAGCTCATGTCGCTCAGCTGTTCAAGAGGCTGAGGCTGGAACGTCTTGTGATGATAGAACTTTGGATCCCAATAATTCCGTGGTGGTTTGTTCAAGTAGTGGTGTTGATAGCCAAGGGAATGAATCTAGCACATCAAACTCTGCAAATCAACAAACATTAGAATTGAACTTGGCTCTTGCTTTCCAAGAAAGGTTGAGTGACCCTAGGTTTGCAACTATGCTTAAaagaagtacaagacaaggtgaTCGGGAGTTGAGTACTCTATTACAAGATAAAGGCTTGGATCCAAATTTTGCTATGATGTTGAAAGAGAAAAGTTTAGAATTAGATCCAACTATTCTCGCATTATTACAGAGGGGTAGTCTTGACGCAGATAGAGATCATCGTGACAATACTGATAATGCCAGTGTTGGCAATGCCGTGCCTAATCAAATTTCATTTTCTGAAGAACTGAGGTTGCATGGGCTTGAAAAGTGGCTTCAGTTGTGCAGACTTGTATTGCATCACATTACGGGTTCTCCAGAGCGAGCATGGGTTCTGTTCAGTCTTATCTTCATAGTCGAAACAACCATTATTGGTGTATTTCGTCCAAAAACAGTCAAATTCGTTAATGGAACCCACCAGCAG TTTGAGTTTGGCTTGGCTGTGCTTCTGTTGTCTCCGGTGATATGTTCAATTATGGCTTTCCTACGATCACTTACTGCAGAAGAAATGGCCATGACTTCAAAACCGCGGAAG TATGGTATTATTGCTTGGCTGTTCAGCACTTGTGTTGGATTGCTGCTCTCTTTCTTGAG CAAATCGTCTGTTCTCCTTGGATTGTCTTTGACTGTGCCTCTAATGGTGGCATGCCTTTCTATTGCAATTCCTATATGGATACGTAATGGTTACAAGTTCTGGGTTCCCCGAGTGAATTGTACGGGAAGTGTTGGAAATGATCGCATTCCTGGTACAAAGGAG GGTATAGTTCTTATTGTTTGTACGTCATTATTCGTTGGATCTGTACTGGCTCTGGGAGCAATAGTTTCTGCAAAGCCTTTAGATGATTTAAGATACAAGGGGTTGAATGATGATCAGAAAAGCTTGACCTCCCCATACACATCTTCTGTTTTTCTTGGGTGGGCTATGGCATCTGCTATTGGTTTAGTTGTTACTAGCTTGCTTCCAATAATTTCGTGGTTTGCAACCTATCGCTTCTCTCTTTCCTCTGCTATCTTTATTGGATTATTTGCAG TTATTCTCGTAGCATTTTGTGGTGTGTCTTACTTGGAAGTTATCAAATCTAAAGATGACCAACTTCCAACGAAGGGTGATTTTTTAGCTGCTTTACTTCCTCTAGTCTGCATTCCAGCCTTGCTTTCACTTACTTGTGGATTGCTTAAGTG GAAGGATGATGGTTGGAGACTTTCTAGAGGTGTATATATCTTTGTTATAATTGGTCTGGTGCTTCTGCTTGGTGCTATAGCAGCTGTTATAGTTTACATCAAACCTTGGACT ATCGGGGTAGCCTGTCTTTTGGTACTTCTCCTCATGGTATTAGCAATCGGTGCTATCCATCACTGGGCatcaaataatttttatttgagtCGGACACAGATGGTCTTTGTGTGCTTCTTTGCCTTTCTGTTGGCTTTGGCAGCATTTCTTCTTGGATGGTTTGAAG GTCAACCTTTTGCTGGAGCATCGGTTGGttatttttcatttctttttcttcttgctggACGGGCATTGACA GTACTGCTTTCAAATCCCATTGTGGTATACTCTCCCCGAGTTTTGCCAGTCTATGTGTACGATGCTCATGCGGATTGCGGAAAGAATGTCAG TGTGGCCTTTCTCATGCTATATGGGATTGCACTAGCAACTGAAGGTTGGGGTGTTGTTGCCAGTTTAAAGATTTATCCACCTTTTGCTGGTGCTGCTGTATCGGCAATTACACTTGTTGTTTCATTTGGGTTTGCTGTCTCTCGTCCGTGCCTTACACTTAAG ATGATGGAAGATGCTGTACGTTTTCTCAGCAAGGAAACTGTTAATCAGGCAATTGCTAGATCAGCAACAAAG ACCCGGAATGCTATATCTGGAACTTATTCTGCACCTCAGAGGTCTGCTAGTTCTGCAGCACTTTTGATTGGAGACCCTACTATTATGCGTGATAAGGGAGGAAATTTTGTGCTGCCCAGAGCCGATGTCATGAAATTAAGAGACCGTTTGAGAAATGAAGAATTAGTTGCAGGTTCATTTTTTAGTAGATTTAGATATGAAAGGACATTTCGCCATGAGCCAACCAGTGTAGATCACAGAAGAGTGATGTGTGCTCATGCAAGGATCCTGGCTCTGGAAGAGGCCATTGACACTGAATGGGTGTACATGTGGGACAAGTTCGGTGGTTATTTGCTTTTGTTGCTTGGTTTAACATCCAAGGCAGAACAAGCACAG GATGAGGTTCGTTTGAGACTCTTTCTAGACAGTATTGGATTTTCTGACTTGAGtgctaagaaaataaaaaagtggaTGCCAGAAGATCGTAGGCAATTTGAAATTATTCAGGACAG TTACATACGAGAAAAGGAGATGGAAGAGGAGATCTTCATGCAGAGACGTGAAGAAGAGGGGAGagggaaagaaagaaggaaggccCTGCTTGAAAAAGAGGAACGCAAATGGAAGGAGATAGAAGCTTCTCTGCTCTCCACCATTCCGAATGCTAGCAGCAGAGAGGCTGCAGCCATGGTAGCTGCAGTGCGTGCAGTAGGAAGTGATTCTGTTTTGGATGATTCCAAAGCTCGAAAGAGGGTTAAAAGCATTGCACAGAGAATACGTCTTTCGCAGTTAGCACATCGTGCACTACAG ACTGGAGTGACAGGTGCCATATGTGTTCTTGATGATGAAGCAACTTCAAGTGGCCGGCATTACGGTCCAATTGATTTGAGTCTATGTCAAAGTCAGAAAGTTAGCTTTTCCATAGCAGTGATGATTCAACCTGAGTCTGGTCCTGTCTGTCTTTTGGGCACGGATTTTCAGAAAATTATTTGCTGGGAAGTTCTTGTGGCTGGTTCTGAACAAGGTATTGAGGCTGGGCAAGTTGGACTCAGATTGATTACTAAACGTGATAGGCAAACAACTGTCACGAAGGAGTGGAGTATTGGTGCAACATGTATTGCAGATGGAAG GTGGCATATCATAGCAATGACAATTGATGCTGATTTAGGTGAAGCAACATGTTATACAGATGGTGGATTCGATGGCTACCAAACTGGATTACCTTTGTGTGTGGGTAGCAGCATTTGGGAACAAGGGACAGAAGTTTGGGTGGGAATTCGACCACCAGCAGATATTGATGCTTTTGGTAGATCAGATAGTGAAGGGGTTGAATCTAAGATGCATATTATGGATGCTTTTCTCTGGGGAAGGTGCTTAACTGAAGATGAGATTTCTGCTCTCTATACCTCAATTGCTTCGGCAGACTTTGGTGGGCTTGATTACCCCGAAGATAATTTGCAATGGACTGATTCACCCCCGAGG GTTGATGGTTGGGACAGCGATCCTGCTGATGTAGATTTATATGACAGAGATGATGTGGATTGGGATGGACAATATTCTAGTGGGAGGAAAAGGAGGTCAGATCGTGATGGTGTGGTGGTGGATATAGATTCCTTCTCTAGGAAATATAGAAAACCCAGAATTGAAACACAAGAAGAGATTAATCAACGGATGCGATCAGTAGAATCAGCCATCAAAGAAGCTCTCTCTGCTAGAGGAGAGTCACGTTTTACTGACGAGGAATTTCCTCCAAATGATCACTCTTTATATGTGGACCCTGAAAACCCTCCAGCAAAATTACAG GTTGTTTCTAGGTGGCTGAGACCAGGTGAAATTGTGCGACAGAACCATCTTGATTGCCATCCTTGCTTATTTTCAGGAGCTCCTAATCCTTCAGATGTTTGTCAG GGCCGGTTAGGTGACTGCTGGTTCTTGAGCGCTGTTGCTGTTCTAACAGAGTTTTCACGTATATCAGAGGTAATCATCACTCCAGAATATAACGAGGAAGGGATATATACTGTCCGCTTTTGTGTGCAG GGTGAGTGGATCCCTGTAGTTGTTGATGATTGGATTCCTTGTGAATTGCCGGGTAAACCTGCATTTGCCACTAGTAAGAAGGGTTATGAACTTTGGGTCTCTATATTGGAGAAGGCATATGCCAAGTTGCATGGCTCCTATGAAGCACTTGAGGGTGGGCTTGTTCAGGATGCTCTTGTTGATCTTACCGGGGGTGCAGGGGAGGAAATCGACATGAGGAGCAGTGAAGCACAGATTGACCTTGCAAGTGGTAGATTGTGGTCTCAATTGTTACGCTTCAAGCAAGAGGGTTTTCTCCTTGGTGCAGGAAGTCCTTCAGGCTCTGACGTGCACATCTCTTCCAGTGGCATCGTGCAAGGACATGCATACTCAATCCTTCAG ATAAGAGAAGTGGATGGCCATAAACTCGTACAGATCCGAAATCCATGGGCAAATGAAGTCGAGTGGAATGGCCCGTGGTCTGATTCATCTCCTGAATGGACAGATAGAATAAAGCACAAGCTGAAGCATGTTCCACAG TCAAAAGATGGTATATTCTGGATGTCATGGCAAGACTTTCAGATTCATTTCCGATCAATATATATCTGCCGTGTCTATCCACCCGAGATGCGTTACTCTGTTCATGGTCGATGGCTTGGTGAAAGTGCTGGTGGGTGCCAGGATTACGATACCTGGCACCAAAATCCACAGTTCAGACTAACTGCAACTGGGCAAGATGCATCTTTACCAATTCATGTATTCATTACCCTAACTCAG GGTGTCGGATTCTCAAGAACAACCGCCGGATTCAGAAATTATCAATCCAGCCATGATTCTTTAATGTTCTACATCGGAATGAGGATACTCAAAACTCGGGGACGACGAGCAGGTTTCAATATATACTTGCACGAATCAGTTGGTGGGACGGACTATGTTAATTCTCGAGAAATATCCTGTGAAATGGTTTTAGAACCCGAGCCAAAGGGATACACCATAGTCCCTACTACTATACATCCTGAGCAAGAAGCCCCCTTTGTACTTTCTGTTTTCACCAAGGCATCAATAACTCTTGAAGCTTTATAG